The proteins below come from a single Triticum aestivum cultivar Chinese Spring chromosome 5D, IWGSC CS RefSeq v2.1, whole genome shotgun sequence genomic window:
- the LOC123121776 gene encoding cyclin-D4-1 produces MAPSYEMAASILLCAEDSSSIFGIGDGQEEAAAGARAGGSPYCGGGGELAVEFPLPSEECVARWVATEAEHMPREDYAERLRAGGVDPRVRMDAVDWIWKVHTYYGFGPVTACLALNYMDRFLSLYQIPEGKAWMTQLLSVACLSLAAKMDETSVPQSIDLQAGDARYVFEAKTIQRMELLVLSTLKWRMQSVTPFSYLDYFLHQLSGGNAPSRQAVREAAELILCISRGTNCLEFRPSEIAATVAAAVAVEEHPAHRAACCTHVDKERVLSCHAAMIQATGAAVPPPKTAGLMGSSYSPAVSAPQSPTGVLDLDAGYLSCTSDGASTTTTMASSPSESSGFDSSPVSSKRRKISR; encoded by the exons ATGGCTCCGAGCTACGAGATGGCCGCCTCCATCCTGCTCTGCGCCGAGGACAGCAGCAGCATCTTCGGCATCGGCGacggccaggaggaggcggcggcgggagcgaGGGCGGGCGGGTCCCCCtactgcggtggcggcggcgagctggcCGTGGAGTTCCCGCTGCCGTCCGAGGAATGCGTGGCCCGCTGGGTGGCGACGGAGGCGGAGCACATGCCGAGGGAGGACTACGCGGAGCGGCTCCGCGCCGGGGGCGTGGATCCCCGCGTGCGGATGGACGCCGTCGACTGGATATGGAAG GTTCACACGTACTACGGCTTCGGCCCTGTGACTGCGTGCTTGGCCCTCAACTACATGGACCGCTTCCTCTCGCTCTACCAGATACCG GAGGGCAAGGCTTGGATGACGCAGCTGCTATCCGTGGCGTGCTTGTCTCTTGCTGCCAAGATGGACGAAACTTCCGTGCCTCAGTCCATCGACCTGCAG GCCGGGGACGCGCGCTACGTGTTCGAGGCGAAGACGATCCAGAGGATGGAGCTGCTGGTCCTGAGCACGCTCAAATGGCGGATGCAGTCCGTCACCCCCTTCTCCTACCTCGACTACTTCCTCCACCAGCTGAGCGGCGGCAATGCGCCGTCGAGGCAGGCCGTCCGGGAGGCCGCGGAGCTCATCCTCTGCATATCCAGAG GGACGAACTGCCTGGAGTTCCGGCCCTCGGAGATCGCCGCGACGGTGGCCGCCGCCGTGGCTGTGGAAGAACACCCTGCCCACAGGGCGGCTTGCTGCACCCACGTAGATAAG GAGCGGGTGCTGAGTTGCCATGCAGCGATGATCCAGGCCACCGGCGCCGCCGTGCCGCCACCTAAAACCGCAGGCCTGATGGGCAGCTCCTACTCCCCCGCCGTGTCTGCTCCCCAGAGCCCTACCGGGGTGCTCGACCTGGACGCCGGCTACCTCAGCTGCACAAGCGACGGCGCCAGCACGacgaccaccatggcatcgtcgcCGTCTGAAAGCTCTGGCTTCGACAGCTCCCCGGTCAGCAGCAAGAGGAGGAAGATCAGCAGATGA